A single window of Colletes latitarsis isolate SP2378_abdomen chromosome 4, iyColLati1, whole genome shotgun sequence DNA harbors:
- the Sel gene encoding canopy family protein seele isoform X1 — protein MKTLIVVFSILFLSTFVQSVEIDNKFLKCLVCRSTVNEIEEELAKIDPSKKIEIGNYRLDAEGNIHQKKIPLAQSEIHISDVLDSICDKMSDYVRATYKSNGQLTILNLMGPSGSMNPEMSKVDIIQDGDMNKSLKYYCEGLVEEYEDPIISLFMHKENNIRHRLCTDITKACNPADFAHEDDDDDDDDDDNIIYDEY, from the exons ATGAAAACCTTAATTGTAGTATTTTCTATTCTATTTCTAAGCACTTTTGTTCAATCTGTCGAGATcgataacaaatttttaaaatgtttag tTTGCAGATCAACCGTAAACGAAATTGAAGAAGAACTGGCAAAAATTGATCCttcaaagaaaattgaaataggTAATTACAGATTAGATGCAGAGGGGAATATTCATCAAAAAAAG ataCCCCTTGCTCAATCTGAGATACACATATCTGATGTATTGGACAGTATTTGTGACAAAATGTCAGACTATGTAAGAGCAACATATAAATCAAATGGTCAGTTAACAATTCTAAATCTCATGGGTCCATCTGGTAGTATGAATCCTGAAATGTCCAAAGTTGATATCATTCAAGATGGTGATATGAATAAAAGTTTAAAATATTAT TGTGAGGGATTAGTAGAAGAGTATGAAGATCCCATAATTTCATTGTTTATGCATAAGGAAAATAATATCAGACATCGGTTGTGTACAGACATTACAAAGGCGTGTAATCCTGCAGATTTTGCTCAtgaagacgacgacgacgatgatgatgatgatgataatattatttatgaCGAGTACTAA
- the Sel gene encoding canopy family protein seele isoform X2, which translates to MFRSTVNEIEEELAKIDPSKKIEIGNYRLDAEGNIHQKKIPLAQSEIHISDVLDSICDKMSDYVRATYKSNGQLTILNLMGPSGSMNPEMSKVDIIQDGDMNKSLKYYCEGLVEEYEDPIISLFMHKENNIRHRLCTDITKACNPADFAHEDDDDDDDDDDNIIYDEY; encoded by the exons atgtttag ATCAACCGTAAACGAAATTGAAGAAGAACTGGCAAAAATTGATCCttcaaagaaaattgaaataggTAATTACAGATTAGATGCAGAGGGGAATATTCATCAAAAAAAG ataCCCCTTGCTCAATCTGAGATACACATATCTGATGTATTGGACAGTATTTGTGACAAAATGTCAGACTATGTAAGAGCAACATATAAATCAAATGGTCAGTTAACAATTCTAAATCTCATGGGTCCATCTGGTAGTATGAATCCTGAAATGTCCAAAGTTGATATCATTCAAGATGGTGATATGAATAAAAGTTTAAAATATTAT TGTGAGGGATTAGTAGAAGAGTATGAAGATCCCATAATTTCATTGTTTATGCATAAGGAAAATAATATCAGACATCGGTTGTGTACAGACATTACAAAGGCGTGTAATCCTGCAGATTTTGCTCAtgaagacgacgacgacgatgatgatgatgatgataatattatttatgaCGAGTACTAA
- the Ref1 gene encoding RNA and export factor binding protein 1, which produces MKMVDKIEMSLDDIIKQNKGTRPRGGGGRRGRGAGNSPRRGARRTQRVGGGVMRGRSRGGITRSSLPYTRGDVNSAWKHDMFDGVKKVGRSAIGSAGTTKLLVSNLDFGVSDSDIQELFSEFGPLKSAAVHYDRSGRSLGSADVIFERRADAIKAMKQYNGVPLDGREMNIQVATSEIPVTSIRGGPRLTGSNYTQRPQPRFRGNRGTGSIRGRGTGRRGGRGGSRQATKTPTAEELDAELEAYVKEVK; this is translated from the exons ATGAAGATGGTGGATAAAATAGAAATGAGCCTCGACGACATTATCAAGCAAAATAAAGGGACCAGACCGCGCGGCGGCGGTGGCAGACGTGGAAGAGGTGCCGGTAATTCACCTCGCAGAGGAGCACGCAGAACTCAAAGAGTTGGTGGTGGCGTCATGCGGGGACGCAGTCGTGGTGGCATTACACGGAGTTCTCTACCATACACAAGG GGAGATGTAAACAGTGCGTGGAAACATGACATGTTTGATGGGGTAAAAAAGGTTGGCCGAAGTGCAataggtagtgcaggaacaaccAAGCTCCTAGTATCTAATCTGGACTTTGGTGTATCGGATTCAGACATTCAG GAATTATTTAGTGAATTTGGTCCCTTGAAGTCGGCAGCGGTACATTATGATAGGTCAGGCCGATCTTTAGGATCTGCGGATGTTATATTTGAAAGAAGAGCAGATGCTATTAAAGCAATGAAACAGTATAATGGCGTACCATTAGATG GTCGTGAAATGAACATACAAGTTGCTACCTCTGAAATCCCAGTCACGTCTATCCGTGGAGGTCCGAGACTTACCGGCAGTAATTATACACAGAGACCTCAGCCCCGCTTTAGAGGTAATCGTGGAACAGGATCCATTAGGG GACGTGGAACTGGTCGACGTGGTGGCAGAGGAGGCAGTCGGCAAGCAACAAAAACTCCCACTGCTGAAGAGCTAGACGCCGAATTGGAAGCTTATGTGAAAGAAGTAAAGTAA